In a single window of the Bufo bufo chromosome 5, aBufBuf1.1, whole genome shotgun sequence genome:
- the NPBWR1 gene encoding neuropeptides B/W receptor type 1 codes for MENISVDYLSNSSRRSEWLNGSISQAIPNFYLALPIIYSIICAIGLTGNTAVIYVILKAPKMKSVTNIFILNLAIADELFTLVLPINIVDYLLLQWPFGEFMCKLIISIDEYNTFSSIYFLTVMSIDRYLVVAATVESKKLSFRTYRAAKVVSLCVWTFVTIIILPFVIFAKIHQEHGRLQCLFVFPNPEGLWWQMSRIYTLIMGFAIPVSTICILYTMMLYKLRRMRLNTNAKALDKAKKKVTFMVAIILAVCLFCWTPYHLSTVVALTTDIPQSPLVIGISLFITSLSYANSCLNPFLYAFLDDNFRKSFRKLVECRSS; via the coding sequence ATGGAAAACATATCTGTGGATTATTTATCAAATTCATCAAGGAGGTCAGAGTGGCTGAATGGATCAATATCACAGGCCATTCCTAACTTCTATCTGGCATTACCCATCATCTATTCTATTATCTGTGCCATCGGATTGACTGGAAACACCGCTGTCATATATGTCATCCTCAAGGCTCCGAAAATGAAATCCGTCACCAACATATTTATCCTAAACTTGGCTATAGCAGATGAACTCTTCACACTGGTCCTCCCCATTAATATAGTTGACTACTTACTGCTGCAGTGGCCCTTTGGAGAGTTTATGTGTAAACTGATTATCTCCATTGATGAATATAATACCTTTTCCAGCATTTATTTTCTAACAGTTATGAGCATTGACAGATACCTTGTGGTAGCTGCAACAGTAGAATCCAAGAAACTTTCCTTTCGGACCTATCGAGCTGCCAAAGTTGTCAGCCTTTGTGTATGGACTTTTGTCACCATAATAATTCTTCCATTTGTTATCTTTGCCAAGATTCACCAAGAACATGGGCGTCTGCAATGTCTTTTTGTTTTTCCTAATCCAGAAGGTTTGTGGTGGCAGATGAGCAGGATCTACACCCTTATTATGGGGTTCGCCATACCTGTGTCTACTATATGCATCTTATATACCATGATGCTTTACAAATTGAGAAGAATGCGTCTGAACACCAACGCAAAAGCCTTAGATAAAGCTAAGAAAAAAGTGACGTTCATGGTTGCCATCATTTTAGCGGTATGCTTGTTTTGCTGGACTCCTTATCATCTCAGCACTGTGGTGGCTTTAACCACAGACATCCCACAGTCTCCACTAGTTATTGGGATCTCTCTTTTTATTACCAGTTTGAGTTATGCCAATAGCTGCCTCAATCCATTCCTGTATGCATTTTTAGATGACAATTTCAGAAAAAGCTTCCGGAAACTAGTAGAATGTAGGTCATCCTGA